One Rissa tridactyla isolate bRisTri1 chromosome 4, bRisTri1.patW.cur.20221130, whole genome shotgun sequence DNA window includes the following coding sequences:
- the YPEL4 gene encoding protein yippee-like 4 gives MTGLRAWPAGRAAGGRPSFPPPSDPGGAGPRCPPDLGAGGTTALGALLRCFPCERLCGGCTLPPGAPPRPPGALPPAMGPPRRRLPPAARLPPRTFRSYLPRSLRTYSCVHCRAHLARHEELISKSFQGSHGRAYLFNSVVNVGCGPAEQRLLLTGLHSVADIFCQSCKTTLGWKYEQAFESSQKYKEGKFIIEMSHMVKENGWD, from the exons ATGACGGGGCTCCGGGCCTGGCctgcggggagggcagcgggTG GCCGCCCCTCTTTTCCGCCTCCTTCTGacccggggggcgcggggccgcggtGCCCCCCCGACCTCGGCGCGGGAGGAACGACGGCTCTCGGCGCTCTGCTGCGCTGCTTCCCCTGCGAGCGGCTCTGCGGGGGGTGCACCCTgccccccggggcccccccgcgccccccaggGGCCCTGCCGCCCGCCATGGGCCCTCCCCGGCGccgcctgccccccgccgcccgcctgcccCCCCGCACCTTCCGCAGCTACCTGCCCCGCTCCCTCCGCACCTACAGCTGCGTCCACTGCCGGGCCCACCTCGCCCGCCACGAGGAGCTCATCTCCAAG TCCTTCCAGGGCAGCCATGGCCGTGCCTACCTGTTCAACTCCGT GGTGAACGTGGGCTGTGGCCCGGCGGAGCAGCGTCTGCTGCTGACGGGGCTGCACTCGGTGGCTGACATCTTCTGCCAGAGCTGCAAGACCACCCTGGGCTGGAAATAC gagcagGCCTTCGAGAGCAGCCAGAAGTACAAGGAGGGGAAGTTCATCATCGAGATGTCGCACATGGTGAAGGAGAACGGCTGGGACTGA
- the SERPING1 gene encoding LOW QUALITY PROTEIN: plasma protease C1 inhibitor (The sequence of the model RefSeq protein was modified relative to this genomic sequence to represent the inferred CDS: deleted 1 base in 1 codon): MPTMTLWLPLLWLVAAATATVTPVPSPEVSPSWLKVLIQHPPTPEPPHPAPGPPGDAGAPLLPVPTPPAHLKDLPGSDAPRNATDPPSFEETEGAPEEPSTPANGSTTAPVPSTTLAPPSTTLGPPGTQGTIAPLCPGDEEPAEGCGEPTGEQRAAVAEALGTFALRFYQHMAEAAQPDANLLFSPINVAMGLSHLLLGARGETRERLGAILAYPPGMACLHGALRQLASAPGLFSAAQIFHHPELQLRTRFLNESLRFYGARPQALSGNESLDLLRINEWVRGASRGVLPGLLPAMPPQPRLLLLSAVHLHAAWRTPLDAKRTMPLPFLRPGRPPPPVPTMTSKKYPVASFTDPRLQVQVGRLELSGGLSLVVLVPRGPLGALGTLERALDPPTFLGLLRRVARTPPQATALALPRLRLDLALDVVALVHDMDYGLFLDAELCGLARGPAVAVDTARHRAVLALDEAGVEAAGAMATSVARTALLLEALRPFLFVLWHDADAIPLFMGRLSDPQP, from the exons ATGCCCACCATGACGCTCTGGCTGCCCCTCCTGTGGCTGGTGGCCGCAGCCACGGCCACTGTCACCCCG GTGCCCTCCCCGGAGGTCTCTCCCAGCTGGCTGAAGGTCCTCATACAGCACCCGCCGACGCCGGAGCCCCCCCATCCTGCACCAGGCCCACCGGGGGATGCGGGGGCACCcctcctgcccgtgcccaccccccctgcccacctcAAGGACCTGCCTGGCTCGGATGCCCCCCGCAACGCCACAGACCCCCCTAGCTTTGAGGAGACTGAAGGGGCACCCGAGGAGCCGAGCACCCCGGCCAACGGCAGCACAACAGCGCCAGTGCCCAGCACCACCCttgccccccccagcaccacccttGGTCCCCCTGGCACCCAGGGCACCATCGCTCCGCTGTGCCCTGGGGACGAGGAGCCGGCCGAGGGCTGCGGGGAGCCCACGGGGGAGCAGCGGGCGGCCGTGGCCGAGGCGTTGGGCACCTTCGCCCTCCGCTTCTACCAGCAcatggcagaggctgcccagcccGATGCCAACCTGCTCTTCTCCCCCATCAACGTCGCCATGGGGCTCTCGCACCTCCTGCTCG GCGCCCGTGGTGAGACCCGAGAGCGCCTGGGTGCCATCCTGGCATACCCACCGGGGATGGCCTGCCTGCACGGCGCCCTGCGGCAGCTCGCCAGCGCGCCCGGGCTCTTCTCGGCCGCGCAGATCTTCCACCACCCAG agctgcagctccgGACCCGCTTCCTCAACGAGTCACTGCGCTTCTACGGCGCCCGGCCGCAGGCGCTGAGTGGCAACGAGAGCCTGGACCTGCTGCGCATCAATGAGTGGGTGCGCGGGGCCAGCCGGGGGGTCCTGCCTGGCCTCCTGCCCGCCATGCCTCCCCAGCCCCGCCTGCTGCTGCTCAGCGCCGTCCACCTCCACG CCGCCTGGCGCACGCCCCTTGATGCCAAGCGGACAATGCCGCTGCCCTTCCTGCGCCCCGGGCGCCCCCCCCCGCCT GTGCCCACCATGACCAGCAAGAAGTACCCGGTGGCTTCCTTCACTGACCCCCGCCTGCAGGTCCAG GTGGGGCGGCTGGAGCTGAGCGGGGGGCTGAGCCTGGTGGTGCTGGTGCCGCGGGGGCCCCTGGGGGCGCTGGGGACGCTGGAGCGGGCACTGGACCCCCCCaccttcctggggctgctgcggcGGGTGGCCCGCACCCCCCCCCAGGCCACTGCGCTGGCCCTGCCCCGCCTGCGCCTGGACCTCGCCCTGGACGTGGTGGCCCTGGTCCACGACATGG ACTACGGGCTGTTCCTGGACGCGGAGCTGTGCGGGCTggcgcggggcccggcggtgGCAGTGGACACGGCGCGGCACCGGGCAGTGCTGGCGCTGGACGAGGCCGGCGTGGAGGCGGCGGGCGCCATGGCCACCTCGGTGGCCCGCACggccctgctgctggaggcccTGCGCCCCTTCCTCTTCGTCCTCTGGCACGACGCCGACGCCATCCCCCTCTTCATGGGCCGCCTCAGCGACCCCCAGCCCTGA
- the CLP1 gene encoding polyribonucleotide 5'-hydroxyl-kinase Clp1: MADDGGEEKKQVAKFELERETELRFEVEASQTVQLELLTGMAEVFGTELTRNKKFTFDAGAKVAVFTWHGCTVQLSGRTEVAYISKDTPMLLYLNTHTALEQMRRQAEREDERGPRVMVVGPTDVGKSTVCRLLLNYAVRLGRRPTFVELDVGQGSVSIPGTMGALYIERPADVEEGFSLQAPLVYHFGSTTPGTNIKLYNKITSRLADVFNQRCEVNRRASVSGCVINTCGWVKGSGYQALVHAASAFEVDVVVVLDQERLYNELKRDLPHFVRTVLLPKSGGVVERSKDFRRECRDDRIREYFYGFRGCFYPHAFDVKFSDVKIYKVGAPTIPDSCLPLGMSQEDNQLKLVPVTPGRDMVHHLLSVSTADGPDDNISETSVAGFIVVTGVDLERQVFTVLSPAPRPLPKSFLLIMDIRFMDLK; the protein is encoded by the exons ATGGCGGACGACGGCGGCGAGGAGAAGAAGCAGGTGGCCAAGTTCGAGCTGGAGCGGGAGACGGAGCTGCGGTTCGAGGTGGAAGCCTCGCAGacggtgcagctggagctgctcaCCGGCATGGCCGAGGTCTTCGGCACCGAGCTCACCCGCAACAAGAAGTTCACCTTCGACGCCGGCGCCAAGGTGGCCGTCTTCACCTGGCACGGCTGCACCGTGCAGCTCAGCGGCCGCACTGAGGTGGCCTACATCTCCAAGGACACCCCCATGCTGCTCTACCTCAACACCCACACGGCCCTGGAGCAGATGCGGCGGCAGGCGGAGCGGGAGGATGAGCGGGGGCCCCGCGTCATGGTGGTGGGACCCACCGACGTGGGCAAGTCGACCGTCTGCCGCCTGCTGCTGAACTATGCCGTGCGGCTGGGGCGCCGGCCCACCTTCGTGGAGCTGGACGTGGGCCAGGGCTCCGTCTCCATCCCTGGCACCATGGGCGCGCTCTACATCGAGCGGCCggctgatgtggaggagggctTCTCCCTCCAGGCCCCGCTCGTCTACCACTTCGGCTCCACCACGCCTGGTACCAACATCAAGCTCTACAACAAG ATCACGTCCCGCCTCGCTGACGTCTTCAACCAGCGCTGCGAGGTGAACCGCCGCGCCTCGGTCAGCGGCTGCGTCATCAACACCTGCGGCTGGGTGAAGGGCTCGGGCTACCAGGCACTGGTGCACGCCGCCTCCGCCTTCGAGGTGGACGTGGTGGTGGTGCTGGACCAGGAGCGGCTCTACAACGAGCTGAAGCGGGACCTGCCCCACTTCGTCCGCACTGTCCTGCTGCCCAAGTCCGGCGGGGTGGTGGAGCGCTCCAAGGACTTCCGCCGGGAGTGCCGGGACGACCGCATCCGCGAGTACTTCTATGGCTTCCGGGGCTGCTTCTACCCGCACGCCTTCGACGTCAAGTTCTCCGACGTCAAGATCTACAAGGTGGGGGCTCCCACCATCCCGGACTCCTGCCTGCCGCTGGGCATGTCGCAGGAGGACAACCAGCTGAAGCTGGTGCCGGTGACGCCGGGGCGGGACATGGTGCACCACCTGCTGAGCGTCAGCACGGCCGATGGCCCCGACGACAACATCTCCGAGACCAGCGTCGCCGGGTTCATCGTGGTCACCGGTGTCGACCTGGAGCGCCAGGTCTTCACCGTGCtgtcccctgccccgcggcccctGCCCAAGAGCTTCCTCCTCATCATGGACATTCGGTTCATGGACCTCAAGTAG
- the UBE2L6 gene encoding LOW QUALITY PROTEIN: ubiquitin/ISG15-conjugating enzyme E2 L6 (The sequence of the model RefSeq protein was modified relative to this genomic sequence to represent the inferred CDS: deleted 1 base in 1 codon), translated as MALGYPRPIWPHSQPHAWGGARAACPAPPGVVSRWSPAHWHRALVAMAARIAKELEEARRWGGARDLRPLEGNVLRWGGLLLPNNPPYNAGAFRFELTFSPHHPLSPPLATLRTSIYHPGVDPQGRVCQPLTSPQHWAPTTRAVQVLQDLQLLLDSPDPRRALRQDLARELQDRPQDFWRQAEEHTRRHAEPRHGPPAL; from the exons ATGGCCCTGGGGTACCCAAGGCCCATCTGgccccactcccagccccatGCTTGGGGCGGGGCCAGAGCAGCTTGTCCCGCCCCCCCGGGGGTTGTGTCCCGGTGGAGCCCCGCCCATTGGCACCGGGCATTGGTGGCCATGGCTGCGAGGATCGCCAAG gagctggaggaggcccGGCGCTGGGGCGGCGCCCGCGACCTGCGGCCGCTGGAGGGAAACGTGCTGcggtggggggggctgctgctgccg AACAACCCCCCGTATAACGCGGGCGCCTTCCGCTTCGAGCTGaccttctccccccaccacccgCTGTCCCCCCCCCTG GCCACCCTCCGCACCAGCATCTACCACCCCGGCGTGGACCCCCAGGGCCGCGTCTGCCAGCCCCTCACCTCCCCCCAGCACTGGGCGCCCACCACCCGCGCCGTCCAAG TGCTGCAggacctgcagctgctgctggacagCCCGGACCCCCGGCGGGCGCTGCGGCAGGATCTGGCCCGGGAGCTGCAGGATCGCCCCCAGGATTTCTGGCGGCAGGCGGAGGAACACACCCGCCGACATGCCGAGCCCCGCCACGGCCCCCCCGCGCTGTGA